The proteins below come from a single Asanoa ferruginea genomic window:
- a CDS encoding DegT/DnrJ/EryC1/StrS family aminotransferase, with amino-acid sequence MTNSSQDPIPPARPVIGEREIEAAVRVLRSGMVVQGPEVAAFEQEFAEIVDGRHCVAVNSGTSALQLTLLGMGIGPGDEVIVPSFSFAASANAIRLVGASPVFADIEPASFCIDPDAIAAAITPRTAAVMPVHLYGQPAAMDRIMELAQRHGIAVVEDAAQAHGAALHGKPVGAFGLAGCFSFYPTKNMHSLEGGMITTADAGLARTLRLLRNQGMEQRYANEIVGANMRLTDVAAAIGRVQLTQLAGWTEQRRANAKVLDSRITACTVPPVADGAQHVYHQYTVRVRGDRDAAQAHLKAQGVGSAVYYPTPIHRLKPYLGADGRPGPWDLPETERAAAEVLSLPVFPTLTPAELDRIAEATNGTAGAR; translated from the coding sequence ATGACCAATTCCAGTCAGGACCCGATCCCGCCGGCCCGACCGGTGATCGGTGAGCGTGAGATCGAAGCGGCCGTCCGCGTGCTACGCAGCGGAATGGTGGTTCAAGGACCCGAGGTCGCCGCGTTCGAGCAGGAGTTCGCCGAGATCGTCGACGGCCGGCACTGCGTCGCCGTCAACTCCGGCACCTCCGCGCTCCAGCTCACCCTCCTGGGCATGGGCATCGGTCCTGGCGACGAGGTGATCGTCCCCTCGTTCTCGTTCGCCGCCAGCGCCAACGCCATCCGCCTGGTCGGCGCCTCGCCGGTCTTCGCCGACATCGAGCCGGCCAGCTTCTGCATCGACCCTGACGCCATCGCGGCCGCGATCACCCCGCGCACCGCCGCCGTCATGCCGGTCCACCTCTACGGCCAGCCCGCGGCGATGGACCGCATCATGGAGCTGGCACAGCGGCACGGCATCGCCGTCGTCGAAGACGCGGCACAGGCGCACGGCGCGGCGTTGCACGGCAAGCCGGTGGGAGCGTTCGGGCTCGCCGGATGCTTCAGTTTCTACCCGACCAAGAACATGCACTCGCTCGAGGGCGGCATGATCACCACCGCCGACGCCGGGCTCGCGCGCACCCTGCGGTTGCTGCGCAACCAGGGCATGGAGCAGCGCTACGCCAACGAGATCGTCGGCGCCAACATGCGCCTGACCGATGTGGCCGCGGCGATCGGCCGGGTGCAGCTCACCCAGCTCGCCGGCTGGACCGAGCAGCGGCGGGCCAACGCCAAGGTGCTCGACTCGCGGATCACCGCGTGCACCGTCCCGCCGGTGGCCGACGGCGCGCAGCACGTCTACCACCAGTACACGGTGCGGGTGCGGGGCGACCGCGACGCGGCGCAGGCCCACCTCAAGGCCCAGGGCGTCGGCAGCGCGGTCTACTACCCGACGCCGATCCACCGGCTCAAGCCCTACCTCGGCGCCGACGGCAGGCCCGGCCCGTGGGATCTGCCGGAGACCGAGCGGGCCGCGGCCGAGGTGCTCTCCCTGCCGGTGTTCCCGACGCTGACGCCGGCGGAGCTCGACCGGATCGCGGAGGCGACCAACGGCACGGCGGGTGCCCGATGA
- a CDS encoding Gfo/Idh/MocA family protein has product MSANTLRAGLIGLGAMGRNHARVLRGLDGVDLVAVVDPAGDAAGSVRDLPVLSTVAELVALGVDYAVVACPTGLHEEVGLELAAGGVAALIEKPLAPSVEAGRRLVEAFESAGLVAGVGHIERYNPALQSLRSRLEAGELGEVLQVVTRRQGPFPHRIADVGVVMDLATHDIDLTSWVTGQAYTSISAHTAFRSGRQHEDMVAATGRLADGTIVNHLVNWLSPFKERSTVVTGDRGCFIADTLTADLTFYANGAFGTEWEALRAFRGVAEGDMIRYAIPKREPLLVEHERFRDAVEGKQSDIVTLRQALRTVEVSAAVLDSAKRGVTVSL; this is encoded by the coding sequence ATGAGCGCCAACACGTTGCGCGCCGGCCTGATCGGTCTCGGTGCGATGGGCCGCAACCACGCCCGGGTCCTGCGCGGGCTCGACGGCGTCGACCTGGTGGCCGTCGTCGACCCGGCCGGTGACGCCGCCGGCTCGGTGCGCGACCTGCCGGTGCTCTCGACGGTCGCCGAACTCGTCGCGCTCGGCGTCGACTACGCGGTGGTCGCGTGCCCGACCGGCCTGCACGAGGAGGTCGGCCTCGAGCTCGCCGCCGGCGGTGTCGCCGCGCTGATCGAGAAGCCGCTGGCGCCGAGCGTCGAGGCCGGGCGCCGGCTGGTCGAGGCGTTCGAGTCGGCCGGGCTGGTCGCGGGTGTCGGTCACATCGAGCGCTACAACCCCGCGTTGCAGAGCCTGCGCTCGCGGCTGGAGGCCGGTGAGCTCGGCGAGGTGCTCCAGGTCGTCACCCGGCGGCAGGGCCCGTTCCCGCATCGGATCGCCGACGTGGGCGTCGTGATGGACCTCGCCACCCACGACATCGACCTGACCAGTTGGGTGACCGGGCAGGCCTACACCTCGATCTCGGCGCACACCGCGTTCCGCAGCGGCCGGCAGCACGAGGACATGGTCGCCGCGACCGGGCGGCTCGCCGACGGCACGATCGTCAACCACCTCGTCAACTGGCTCAGCCCGTTCAAGGAGCGGTCCACTGTGGTCACCGGCGACCGGGGTTGCTTCATCGCCGACACGCTCACGGCCGACCTGACGTTCTACGCCAACGGCGCGTTCGGCACGGAGTGGGAGGCGCTGCGCGCGTTCCGCGGCGTCGCCGAGGGCGACATGATCCGCTACGCGATACCGAAGCGGGAGCCGCTGCTCGTCGAGCACGAGCGGTTCCGCGACGCGGTGGAGGGCAAGCAGAGCGACATCGTCACGTTGCGCCAGGCCCTGCGTACGGTCGAGGTGTCGGCGGCGGTGCTCGACTCGGCCAAGCGTGGCGTTACCGTCTCGCTATGA